A single Calidifontibacter indicus DNA region contains:
- a CDS encoding MerR family transcriptional regulator encodes MTNPPERTWTIAELADEFGVTHRSLRHYEDLGMLGPERVGSARVYHRSDRIRLQLILRGRRLGMSLPQIRTIVTMYDQPPGEIGQLEYLLGELADRRADLEQRRRDLEQSLAELDEIEARCRADLDRLRRP; translated from the coding sequence ATGACAAACCCGCCCGAGCGCACCTGGACGATCGCCGAACTCGCCGACGAGTTCGGCGTCACCCATCGCTCGCTGCGGCACTACGAAGACCTCGGCATGCTCGGCCCGGAGCGCGTCGGCAGCGCCCGCGTCTACCACCGCAGCGACCGCATCCGGTTGCAGCTGATCCTGCGCGGTCGACGCCTCGGCATGTCACTCCCCCAGATCCGCACGATCGTCACGATGTACGACCAACCACCGGGTGAGATCGGCCAATTGGAGTATCTGCTGGGCGAATTGGCGGATCGGCGGGCAGATCTCGAGCAGCGCCGACGCGACCTCGAGCAGTCGCTCGCCGAGCTCGACGAGATCGAGGCACGCTGCCGGGCCGACCTCGACCGACTGCGCCGACCGTGA